One Pseudochaenichthys georgianus chromosome 4, fPseGeo1.2, whole genome shotgun sequence DNA window includes the following coding sequences:
- the zranb2 gene encoding zinc finger Ran-binding domain-containing protein 2 isoform X1: MSGKSFRVSDGDWICPDKKCGNVNFARRTSCNRCGSEKTTEAKMMKAGGTEIGKTLAEKSRGLFSANDWQCKTCGNVNWARRSECNMCNTPKYAKLEERTGYGGGFNERENVEYIEREDSDGEYDEFGRKKKKFRGKDEKSEPEKKVVVPIKVQAPDDEEDEEDEEEEEGDLSKYKLDDDEDDDEDGDLSKYDLDASEDEDKDKDKDKDKDKDKPAQKKGSRSGSSRSGSSSRSSSSSSRSRSRSHSRSSSSSRSGSRSRSHSRSSSKSGKGSSPRKRSRSPSSSPERGQKRSRSRSSSGEKKRRRSRSRSSERFGFLWNTTMALILISHLSPRLWEFRFIEISSQFALLYCFYIHLLTMLLFQECIGEC, from the exons ATGTCGGGGAAGAGTTTTCGAGTTAGCGACGGGGACTGGATTTGTCCAGATAAAAA GTGTGGAAATGTAAATTTTGCTCGAAGGACAAGTTGCAACAGATGTGGCAGCG AGAAAACCACAGAGGCCAAAATGATGAAAGCTGGAGGGACAGAGATTGGAAAAACTCTGGCTGAGAAGAGTAGAGGCCTCTTCAGTGCAAACGATTGGCAATGCAAAAC ATGCGGAAATGTCAATTGGGCCAGGAGGTCAGAGTGCAACATGTGTAACACCCCAAAATATGCCAAGCTCGAGGAGAGAACCG GTTACGGTGGAGGTTTCAATGAAAGAGAAAACGTGGAATACATTGAAAGAGAGGATTCTGACGGTGAATATGATGAA TTTGgtaggaaaaagaaaaagtttcGTGGAAAAGATGAAAAGAGCGAACCTGAGAAGAAGGTAGTAGTACCAATTAAAGTTCAAGCTCCCGACGACGAGGAAGATgaagaggatgaggaagaggaagagggtgACCTTTCCAAATACAAATTAGAT GATGATGAAGACGATGACGAAGATGGAGACCTTTCAAAGTACGACCTGGATGCTAGTGAGGATGAGGACAAGGACAAGGACAAGGACAAAGACAAGGACAAGGACAAGCCAGCTCAGAAAAAGGGCAGCCGTTCGGGTTCGTCCCGCTCCGGCTCCTCCTCGCGCTCCTCCAGCTCCAGTTCACGGTCGAGGTCCAG GTCCCACTCTAGAAGCTCATCAAGTTCCAGGTCTGGATCTCGCTCCAGGTCCCACTCCAG ATCCAGTTCCAAGTCTGGAAAGGGCTCCTCTCCCCGGAAGAGGTCccgctccccctcctcctcaccTGAGAGGGGACAGAAGCGCAGTCGCTCCAGGTCCTCATCTGGAGAGAAAAAGCGGAGGCGCTCTAGATCACGTTCGTCCGAAAGGTTTGGGTTTCTGTGGAATACCACAATGGCACTGATTCTTATTAGCCATCTGTCGCCTCGCTTATGGGAGTTCAGATTTATAGAAATATCCTCACAATTTGCCTTGTTATATTGTTTTTACATACATTTGTTAACCATGTTGTTGTTTCAAGAATGCATAGGTGAATGTTAA
- the zranb2 gene encoding zinc finger Ran-binding domain-containing protein 2 isoform X2, translating into MSGKSFRVSDGDWICPDKKCGNVNFARRTSCNRCGSEKTTEAKMMKAGGTEIGKTLAEKSRGLFSANDWQCKTCGNVNWARRSECNMCNTPKYAKLEERTGYGGGFNERENVEYIEREDSDGEYDEFGRKKKKFRGKDEKSEPEKKVVVPIKVQAPDDEEDEEDEEEEEGDLSKYKLDDDEDDDEDGDLSKYDLDASEDEDKDKDKDKDKDKDKPAQKKGSRSGSSRSGSSSRSSSSSSRSRSRSHSRSSSSSRSGSRSRSHSRSSSKSGKGSSPRKRSRSPSSSPERGQKRSRSRSSSGEKKRRRSRSRSSERCRGQSPGSSHSGSSSKKK; encoded by the exons ATGTCGGGGAAGAGTTTTCGAGTTAGCGACGGGGACTGGATTTGTCCAGATAAAAA GTGTGGAAATGTAAATTTTGCTCGAAGGACAAGTTGCAACAGATGTGGCAGCG AGAAAACCACAGAGGCCAAAATGATGAAAGCTGGAGGGACAGAGATTGGAAAAACTCTGGCTGAGAAGAGTAGAGGCCTCTTCAGTGCAAACGATTGGCAATGCAAAAC ATGCGGAAATGTCAATTGGGCCAGGAGGTCAGAGTGCAACATGTGTAACACCCCAAAATATGCCAAGCTCGAGGAGAGAACCG GTTACGGTGGAGGTTTCAATGAAAGAGAAAACGTGGAATACATTGAAAGAGAGGATTCTGACGGTGAATATGATGAA TTTGgtaggaaaaagaaaaagtttcGTGGAAAAGATGAAAAGAGCGAACCTGAGAAGAAGGTAGTAGTACCAATTAAAGTTCAAGCTCCCGACGACGAGGAAGATgaagaggatgaggaagaggaagagggtgACCTTTCCAAATACAAATTAGAT GATGATGAAGACGATGACGAAGATGGAGACCTTTCAAAGTACGACCTGGATGCTAGTGAGGATGAGGACAAGGACAAGGACAAGGACAAAGACAAGGACAAGGACAAGCCAGCTCAGAAAAAGGGCAGCCGTTCGGGTTCGTCCCGCTCCGGCTCCTCCTCGCGCTCCTCCAGCTCCAGTTCACGGTCGAGGTCCAG GTCCCACTCTAGAAGCTCATCAAGTTCCAGGTCTGGATCTCGCTCCAGGTCCCACTCCAG ATCCAGTTCCAAGTCTGGAAAGGGCTCCTCTCCCCGGAAGAGGTCccgctccccctcctcctcaccTGAGAGGGGACAGAAGCGCAGTCGCTCCAGGTCCTCATCTGGAGAGAAAAAGCGGAGGCGCTCTAGATCACGTTCGTCCGAAAG GTGCCGTGGGCAGTCCCCTGGATCCTCCCATTCTGGCTCCAGTTCAAAAAAGAAATAA